A section of the Mesobacillus jeotgali genome encodes:
- a CDS encoding AI-2E family transporter codes for MNIHMKWYYRLGFLLLLFIVLFIFIKLQSLWVPVFEVILSLLIPFTIAAFITYLLHPIVEALHHRGLHRGVSILIIYILFFGGAGFAFYKGIPALIHQLGDLAENAPYFAEQYKQMVNKVVDQTSTWPAGVHERIEDGINSMEQWLDGVLASTMSFLMEIINSILTIAVIPFIAFYMLKDFNVMKKAAWYITPRQWRKPGTRFLHEVDKSLGSYIRGQLLICLIIGVLSSLFFWFAGIKYSLLLGAIVGVTNVIPYFGPIIGAIPAVIIAATMSVKMVIFSLVIVFSLQFLEGNILSPLIVGKSLHMHPLMIMFALLAGEEVGGILGLILAVPFLVVLRAALIHAKDHIILERKRERPT; via the coding sequence ATGAATATCCATATGAAGTGGTATTACCGGCTTGGATTTCTTCTTCTCTTATTTATTGTCCTGTTTATTTTTATCAAGCTTCAATCCTTATGGGTCCCTGTTTTTGAAGTGATTCTATCCTTGCTGATTCCTTTTACTATAGCGGCTTTCATTACATATCTGCTGCACCCGATTGTTGAAGCCCTGCATCATAGGGGTCTGCACCGGGGAGTTTCCATCCTGATCATTTATATTTTATTTTTTGGCGGTGCTGGTTTTGCATTTTACAAAGGAATCCCGGCTTTAATCCACCAACTGGGGGATCTGGCGGAAAACGCTCCGTACTTCGCCGAGCAATATAAGCAAATGGTCAATAAAGTGGTGGACCAGACTTCGACATGGCCAGCAGGAGTTCACGAAAGAATCGAGGATGGGATAAACAGCATGGAACAGTGGCTGGACGGTGTGCTGGCAAGCACGATGTCTTTCCTGATGGAAATCATCAATTCCATTCTGACAATCGCAGTGATCCCGTTTATCGCTTTTTATATGCTGAAGGACTTTAATGTCATGAAAAAAGCGGCATGGTATATCACACCCAGACAGTGGAGGAAGCCAGGGACAAGGTTCCTGCATGAAGTCGACAAATCCCTGGGCAGCTATATCCGCGGCCAGCTCCTCATCTGCCTCATCATTGGCGTACTGTCCTCTTTGTTTTTCTGGTTTGCGGGCATTAAATATTCACTTTTGCTTGGAGCGATTGTAGGCGTTACGAATGTAATTCCATATTTCGGGCCGATTATCGGAGCAATCCCGGCTGTTATCATCGCCGCGACGATGTCAGTTAAAATGGTGATCTTTTCCCTTGTTATTGTTTTTTCTTTGCAATTCCTGGAGGGGAATATTCTGTCTCCGCTGATTGTCGGCAAAAGCCTTCACATGCATCCATTGATGATTATGTTCGCTTTGCTGGCAGGGGAAGAAGTAGGAGGAATCCTCGGATTAATATTAGCGGTACCGTTTCTGGTTGTGCTGAGAGCGGCTCTGATCCACGCCAAAGACCATATCATTCTTGAAAGAAAAAGAGAGCGTCCAACATAA
- a CDS encoding YrzQ family protein — translation MNKMLTSAIAFDAGMAAYNYASNNNMMSARKMKKLGRKMTRAMF, via the coding sequence ATGAATAAAATGTTAACCTCCGCTATCGCATTTGATGCCGGTATGGCAGCATACAACTATGCATCCAATAATAATATGATGTCAGCCAGGAAAATGAAAAAGCTTGGCCGTAAAATGACAAGAGCCATGTTTTAA
- a CDS encoding PRC-barrel domain-containing protein: MRTFSLLKGLPVYELVSGQKLGEVCDVSISSNGSVVGLLVKKGAFIKKTYQIKVGQVESFGWDGVMVRDKKAMEQLEAEPEYTFEHNDGLAGKALLSRDGEQLGLLEDVYFLEELGTIVGYELSDGFFSDIANGKRVVKTIGPPAIGKDAIIVTVKPR; the protein is encoded by the coding sequence TTGCGGACATTTTCACTTTTAAAGGGACTGCCTGTTTATGAATTGGTGAGTGGTCAAAAACTGGGCGAAGTTTGTGATGTAAGCATTTCAAGCAATGGAAGCGTTGTAGGCTTACTTGTAAAAAAGGGTGCGTTCATCAAGAAAACATACCAGATAAAAGTTGGTCAGGTTGAATCTTTTGGCTGGGATGGTGTTATGGTAAGGGACAAGAAGGCTATGGAGCAATTGGAGGCAGAACCCGAATATACGTTTGAACATAATGACGGGCTCGCTGGCAAAGCCCTTCTTTCCAGGGATGGCGAGCAGCTTGGGTTGCTCGAAGACGTATATTTTTTGGAAGAACTGGGCACGATTGTAGGGTACGAATTATCGGATGGCTTTTTTTCGGATATCGCGAATGGAAAGCGAGTGGTCAAGACCATTGGTCCGCCTGCAATCGGGAAGGATGCCATCATCGTGACAGTTAAACCGAGATGA
- the recD2 gene encoding SF1B family DNA helicase RecD2 yields MEKQNSLDLFSEQGKFMKGKHLVTIFHNEQNLYTVLRIRVEETNEQYEDKEAVITGYFPRIHEQETYIFFGEVKEHPKFGSQFHATHFRKDLPQSKQGIISYLSSDLFKGIGKKTAEKIVETLGEKAITRIIENPSVLDQIPKLAPEKAKDLYDTLMEHQGLEQVMVALNEYGFGPQLSMKIYQVYKEQAIEVIQNNPYKLVEDIEGIGFGRADELGSQLGLTGNHPDRIKAACLYTLENSSIQGGHVFMEAEALLVDVKKLLEDNQNFQIEFTDISNEIIKLGEEDKVIAEEQRIYLPSLYYSEKGLVANIKRILEQSEYENQFPESEFLLALGSLEERLGVQYGPSQKEAIQTALMSPMMILTGGPGTGKTTVIKGIVELYGELHGCSLDPKDYKKEEPYPFLLAAPTGRAAKRMTESTGLPAVTIHRLLRWNGAEGFDHNEDQPLEGKILIIDETSMVDIWLAHQLFKSLPDNIQVIIVGDEDQLPSVGPGQVLKDLLDSGRIPTVRLTDIYRQAEGSSIIELAHQIKKGYLPEDISVQQPDRSFIRCTTNQIPQVVEKVVANAKKKGYSPRNIQVLAPMYRGPAGIDRLNELLQDLFNPNADGTRKELAFGDLKYRIGDKVLQLVNQPEANVFNGDMGEVVAIFYAKENTEKQDQLIVSFDGIEVTYNRADLSQITHAYCCSVHKSQGSEFPIVVLPVVKSYYRMLRRNLIYTAITRSKQFLILVGEEEALKMGIERGEDTERNTTLVEKLVLMLPDLNGKQDEQEISPATEGEIKHTDYLEVIKNADPMIGMENLTPYDFMEENEA; encoded by the coding sequence TTGGAAAAGCAGAACTCGCTGGATTTGTTTTCAGAACAGGGAAAGTTCATGAAAGGGAAGCATTTAGTAACCATTTTCCATAATGAACAAAACCTTTACACCGTCCTGAGAATCAGGGTGGAGGAAACAAATGAACAATATGAGGATAAAGAGGCGGTCATTACCGGTTACTTCCCCCGGATTCATGAGCAGGAGACGTATATATTCTTTGGTGAAGTGAAGGAACATCCAAAGTTTGGCTCCCAATTTCATGCGACGCATTTCAGGAAAGACCTTCCTCAGTCAAAACAGGGGATTATAAGCTATCTTTCCAGTGATCTCTTTAAAGGGATCGGGAAGAAGACGGCTGAAAAAATCGTCGAAACTCTTGGGGAAAAAGCAATCACGAGAATCATTGAGAATCCATCTGTACTTGATCAGATTCCGAAACTCGCACCTGAAAAGGCAAAAGATCTTTATGATACATTGATGGAGCATCAAGGTCTCGAACAGGTTATGGTCGCTTTGAATGAATACGGGTTTGGTCCACAGCTGTCAATGAAAATATATCAGGTCTATAAAGAACAGGCGATTGAGGTTATCCAGAACAATCCCTATAAGCTTGTCGAGGATATTGAGGGCATTGGTTTTGGCAGGGCGGATGAACTTGGAAGCCAGCTGGGATTGACGGGTAATCACCCTGATCGCATCAAGGCAGCCTGCCTTTATACCCTTGAGAATTCCAGTATCCAGGGCGGACATGTCTTTATGGAGGCAGAAGCACTGCTTGTAGATGTTAAAAAGCTGCTTGAAGACAATCAGAATTTCCAGATTGAATTTACCGATATCTCAAACGAAATCATCAAACTGGGTGAAGAAGATAAAGTGATTGCCGAAGAACAAAGGATCTATTTGCCTTCCCTTTATTATTCTGAAAAAGGGCTTGTCGCAAATATTAAAAGAATCCTTGAACAGAGCGAGTATGAAAATCAATTTCCTGAATCAGAGTTTCTCCTTGCGCTCGGCAGCCTTGAAGAGCGCCTCGGTGTCCAATACGGACCAAGTCAAAAGGAAGCCATCCAGACAGCTTTGATGTCGCCAATGATGATTCTGACGGGCGGTCCGGGAACAGGGAAAACGACCGTTATAAAAGGGATTGTGGAATTATATGGAGAACTTCATGGATGTTCCCTGGACCCGAAGGATTATAAAAAGGAAGAGCCATATCCGTTCCTGCTCGCGGCTCCTACCGGGAGGGCCGCAAAGCGGATGACGGAATCGACAGGACTGCCTGCCGTCACCATCCACAGGCTTTTGCGCTGGAATGGCGCCGAAGGCTTTGACCATAATGAAGATCAGCCGCTCGAAGGAAAGATCCTGATTATCGATGAGACCTCGATGGTTGATATATGGCTGGCCCACCAGTTGTTCAAATCACTGCCTGACAATATTCAGGTCATCATCGTGGGAGATGAAGACCAGCTTCCTTCCGTAGGACCAGGCCAGGTATTGAAGGATTTGCTTGATTCCGGCCGGATTCCGACAGTAAGGCTTACGGATATTTACAGACAGGCAGAAGGTTCATCAATCATTGAGCTTGCCCATCAAATCAAAAAAGGGTATCTGCCAGAAGATATTTCGGTCCAGCAGCCGGACCGCTCTTTTATTCGCTGTACGACAAACCAGATTCCGCAAGTAGTCGAGAAGGTTGTCGCCAATGCCAAGAAAAAAGGATATTCGCCAAGGAATATTCAGGTATTGGCCCCGATGTACCGCGGCCCTGCGGGTATTGACCGGTTAAATGAGCTGCTGCAGGATCTGTTCAATCCGAATGCGGACGGAACTCGAAAAGAGCTGGCCTTTGGTGATCTTAAATATCGGATAGGCGATAAGGTTCTTCAGCTGGTCAACCAGCCCGAAGCAAATGTATTCAATGGGGATATGGGAGAGGTAGTCGCCATTTTTTACGCAAAGGAAAACACAGAAAAGCAGGATCAGCTGATTGTTTCATTTGACGGTATCGAGGTGACCTATAATCGGGCGGATCTTTCACAAATCACACATGCTTACTGCTGTTCCGTCCATAAATCGCAGGGCAGTGAATTTCCAATCGTCGTTCTTCCTGTGGTCAAAAGTTATTACAGAATGCTGCGAAGGAATTTGATCTACACGGCAATTACAAGGAGCAAACAATTCCTCATTCTAGTTGGTGAAGAAGAAGCCTTGAAAATGGGAATTGAACGTGGAGAAGACACGGAGCGTAATACAACACTTGTTGAAAAGCTGGTGCTGATGCTCCCTGATTTGAACGGAAAACAGGATGAACAGGAAATTTCACCAGCAACAGAAGGGGAAATTAAGCATACTGATTATCTTGAAGTCATCAAAAATGCAGATCCGATGATCGGTATGGAAAACCTGACCCCATACGATTTTATGGAAGAGAATGAGGCATAA
- a CDS encoding tetratricopeptide repeat protein has protein sequence MDKNQTGIELMREGKWEDAAKAFAEAIEEQPKDPVAYINFGNVLTAVGDTERAINFYDKAINLDENATAAYYSKGGVYYDSQNFSEAKDMFEIALKKGLETGDNFFMLGMSLANLGNRKLALPYLQRSTELLENDAEALFQYGLCLAREDFIDEAIAVLEQAVILDPEHADAFYNLGVAYGYKENGDKALEMFNRALEVQPDHLLAGHGKKLIEGQGND, from the coding sequence ATGGATAAAAACCAGACTGGTATTGAATTGATGAGAGAAGGCAAATGGGAGGATGCAGCCAAAGCTTTTGCTGAAGCGATTGAAGAGCAGCCGAAAGACCCTGTTGCATACATAAACTTCGGAAACGTACTTACTGCGGTAGGTGATACCGAAAGAGCGATTAATTTTTATGATAAGGCGATCAATCTTGATGAAAATGCCACTGCAGCCTATTACAGCAAGGGTGGCGTTTATTATGACAGCCAAAATTTCAGCGAAGCAAAAGATATGTTTGAAATCGCCCTAAAAAAAGGGCTTGAAACTGGAGATAATTTTTTTATGCTGGGAATGAGCCTTGCGAATTTGGGAAACAGAAAACTGGCATTGCCATATCTGCAGCGCAGTACAGAACTTCTTGAAAATGATGCTGAAGCTCTTTTCCAATACGGACTTTGTCTGGCAAGGGAAGATTTTATTGATGAAGCGATTGCTGTTCTGGAGCAGGCAGTCATACTCGACCCTGAGCATGCAGATGCGTTTTATAATCTGGGAGTGGCTTATGGTTACAAAGAAAATGGCGACAAGGCCCTTGAAATGTTCAATCGTGCACTGGAGGTTCAGCCCGATCATTTGCTTGCAGGCCATGGAAAGAAATTGATTGAAGGGCAAGGCAACGATTAA
- the mnmA gene encoding tRNA 2-thiouridine(34) synthase MnmA yields the protein MEKSPKDTRVVVGMSGGVDSSVAALILKEQGYDVIGIFMKNWDDTDENGVCTATEDYEDVIRVCNQIGIPYYAVNFEKQYWDKVFTYFLDEYKAGRTPNPDVMCNKEIKFKAFLEHAMNLGADYLATGHYARVEDRDGERKMLRGLDENKDQTYFLNQLNQSQLEKVLFPIGNLEKSRVRELAKEAELATATKKDSTGICFIGERNFKEFLGNYLPAQPGNMETMNGEVKGKHDGLMYYTIGQRQGLGIGGAGEPWFVVGKDLERNVLLVEQGFHNELLYSDSITAVNVSFVSDKPKAKTFDCTAKFRYRQPDNAVTVELQDDGTAKVIFKEPIRAVTPGQAVVFYDGEECLGGGTIDEIFKNGNKLTYVG from the coding sequence ATGGAAAAATCACCTAAGGACACTAGAGTGGTGGTTGGTATGTCAGGGGGCGTTGACTCATCCGTGGCTGCGCTGATTCTTAAGGAACAGGGCTATGATGTAATCGGGATCTTCATGAAGAACTGGGATGATACTGATGAAAACGGGGTCTGCACAGCTACGGAGGATTACGAAGACGTAATCCGTGTCTGCAACCAGATTGGAATTCCATATTATGCAGTCAATTTTGAAAAACAATATTGGGATAAGGTTTTCACTTATTTCCTTGATGAATATAAAGCTGGCAGGACGCCAAACCCCGATGTTATGTGCAATAAAGAAATCAAATTCAAAGCATTTCTTGAGCATGCAATGAACCTGGGGGCGGATTACCTTGCCACCGGCCATTATGCCCGTGTGGAAGACCGTGATGGGGAGAGAAAGATGCTCCGTGGACTTGATGAGAATAAGGATCAGACTTATTTCTTGAATCAGCTGAACCAAAGCCAGCTGGAAAAAGTCCTGTTCCCGATCGGCAATCTGGAGAAATCACGGGTAAGGGAACTTGCTAAGGAAGCAGAATTAGCCACTGCAACAAAAAAAGACAGTACAGGTATCTGTTTCATTGGCGAAAGGAATTTCAAGGAATTTCTTGGGAATTATCTTCCAGCCCAGCCGGGAAATATGGAAACAATGAACGGTGAGGTAAAAGGCAAGCATGACGGCTTGATGTATTATACGATCGGCCAGCGCCAGGGCCTCGGAATTGGCGGTGCAGGCGAACCTTGGTTTGTTGTAGGTAAGGACCTGGAACGCAATGTTCTGCTTGTGGAACAAGGATTTCATAACGAATTGCTTTATTCTGACAGTATTACGGCTGTGAATGTCAGCTTTGTATCTGACAAACCGAAGGCGAAGACATTTGATTGCACAGCCAAATTCCGTTACCGCCAGCCTGATAATGCTGTAACGGTTGAACTTCAGGATGATGGAACGGCAAAAGTGATTTTCAAAGAACCAATCCGCGCAGTCACTCCTGGACAAGCTGTTGTATTCTATGACGGAGAAGAATGTCTTGGCGGCGGTACGATTGATGAAATTTTCAAAAACGGAAACAAGCTGACATATGTCGGCTGA
- a CDS encoding cysteine desulfurase family protein — protein MNRIYLDHAATTPMHPEVLAEMVKVMESEFGNPSSIHHFGREARRILDDTRDELAKSIGTKGNNIIFTSGGTEADNLAIIGYAENNRSKGNHIITSQVEHHAVLHSCEELEKRGFEVTYLPVDGNGRVSMEAFEDALREDTILVTIMYGNNEVGTIQPIAEIGKCLAEHQAVFHTDAVQAYGIEKLDVEELKVDLLSVSAHKINGPKGIGFLYIRDGIKLARQLFGGEQERKRRAGTENVAAIAGFRKAVQLSQMDLDTKRAFYNDLKNRYIEKLEDGGISFQLNGLLDNTLPHILNLSFPGTNVEAMLVNLDLAGIAASSGSACTAGSIDPSHVLVAMFGKESEKLTNSIRFSFGLHNTKEQIDKAAHDTAEIVQRLAKNSPA, from the coding sequence TTGAATAGAATTTATTTGGACCATGCGGCCACTACACCGATGCATCCAGAAGTCCTGGCTGAAATGGTAAAGGTCATGGAATCGGAGTTTGGCAATCCTTCAAGCATCCATCATTTCGGGCGCGAGGCCAGAAGAATCCTTGATGATACTCGTGACGAACTGGCAAAGAGCATCGGAACAAAAGGAAATAATATTATTTTTACAAGCGGCGGAACGGAAGCGGATAACCTGGCTATCATTGGCTATGCGGAAAATAATCGTTCAAAAGGAAACCATATCATCACATCGCAGGTTGAACACCATGCTGTGCTGCATAGCTGCGAGGAGCTGGAAAAGCGAGGTTTTGAGGTCACCTACCTCCCAGTCGATGGAAATGGCCGTGTTTCCATGGAGGCATTTGAAGATGCCTTACGAGAAGACACAATACTGGTTACCATCATGTATGGTAATAATGAGGTTGGCACGATCCAGCCGATCGCAGAGATTGGAAAATGCCTTGCTGAACACCAGGCGGTTTTCCATACAGATGCTGTGCAGGCTTACGGGATTGAGAAGTTAGACGTAGAAGAGCTGAAAGTTGATTTGCTTTCTGTTTCAGCCCATAAAATTAATGGCCCAAAAGGAATTGGTTTTCTTTATATCCGTGATGGAATTAAGCTGGCTCGCCAGCTGTTCGGCGGAGAACAGGAAAGGAAGCGCCGGGCAGGCACGGAAAATGTAGCAGCCATTGCAGGATTCCGGAAAGCAGTCCAGTTATCGCAAATGGACCTTGATACCAAACGCGCCTTCTATAATGATTTAAAAAACCGTTATATCGAAAAGCTTGAAGATGGTGGAATCTCTTTCCAGCTGAACGGATTGCTTGATAATACACTGCCACATATTTTAAACTTAAGCTTTCCTGGTACAAATGTCGAAGCCATGCTTGTCAATCTGGACCTTGCTGGAATCGCGGCATCAAGCGGTTCAGCATGCACAGCTGGTTCCATCGATCCATCGCATGTGCTGGTGGCAATGTTCGGGAAAGAATCTGAAAAACTGACAAACTCGATCCGCTTCAGTTTCGGATTACACAATACCAAGGAACAAATTGATAAAGCTGCACACGATACAGCGGAAATTGTCCAGAGACTGGCGAAAAACAGTCCGGCTTAA
- the cymR gene encoding cysteine metabolism transcriptional regulator CymR, with the protein MKISTKGRYGLTIMIELAKNYGEGPISLKSIAQTNDLSEHYLEQLVAPLRNAGLVKSIRGAYGGYILGSEPSNISAGDIIRVLEGPISIVEGIEDEEPAKRELWTRIRDAVKDVLDNTTIEDLANHTDNFGESDAYMFYI; encoded by the coding sequence ATGAAAATATCCACGAAAGGGCGCTACGGACTGACAATTATGATCGAGCTTGCCAAGAATTATGGAGAAGGACCGATTTCTTTAAAGTCCATTGCCCAAACCAACGATTTATCAGAGCATTATTTAGAACAGCTGGTTGCACCGCTCAGGAATGCGGGACTTGTAAAAAGCATCAGAGGGGCGTATGGCGGTTATATCCTCGGTTCGGAGCCATCAAATATCTCAGCCGGCGACATTATCAGGGTCCTTGAAGGCCCAATCAGCATAGTCGAAGGCATTGAGGACGAGGAACCTGCCAAGCGGGAGCTTTGGACGCGAATCAGGGATGCCGTTAAAGATGTACTGGACAACACCACGATTGAAGACCTCGCCAACCATACCGACAATTTTGGCGAATCAGATGCTTATATGTTTTATATTTAA
- a CDS encoding replication-associated recombination protein A, with protein MNLKPLAFRMRPRTIEEVIGQSHLVAEGKIINRMVKARQLSSMILYGPPGIGKTSIASAIAGSTNFAFRTLNAVTNNKKDMEVVAAEAKMSGKVILLLDEVHRLDKAKQDFLLPYLENGMIVLIGATTSNPYHAINPAIRSRCQIFELKPLEPEDIKKALLRAIADEERGMGDLEIDITEQALTHFATASGGDVRSSLNALELAVLSTQPDENGVIHIDESAAEECMQKKSLSHDKDGDAHYDVLSGFQKSIRGSDVNAALHYLGRLIEAGDIVSINRRLLVIAYEDIGLASPQAGQRTLAAIEAAERVGFPEARIPLANAVIELCLSPKSNSAYAAIDSALADIRSGISGEVPDHLKDAHYKGAKDLGRGVDYLYPHDYEGGWVKQQYLPDRIKNKVYYKPKRTGKFEQAIAAIYEKITGHKK; from the coding sequence ATGAACCTTAAACCTCTTGCTTTCAGGATGAGACCCCGGACCATTGAAGAAGTGATCGGCCAGTCCCATCTAGTAGCTGAAGGTAAAATCATAAACAGAATGGTCAAGGCAAGACAATTATCGTCCATGATTCTTTATGGACCGCCTGGCATTGGCAAAACCTCAATTGCCAGCGCAATTGCCGGAAGCACGAATTTCGCGTTCAGGACACTGAATGCTGTGACGAATAATAAAAAAGACATGGAAGTGGTGGCAGCAGAAGCAAAGATGTCTGGTAAAGTCATTCTTTTGCTTGATGAGGTCCACAGACTTGACAAAGCGAAACAAGATTTCCTGCTTCCATACCTTGAAAATGGGATGATTGTCCTCATCGGGGCAACAACGAGCAATCCGTACCATGCGATCAATCCAGCCATCCGATCAAGATGCCAGATATTTGAATTGAAGCCTCTTGAACCAGAAGATATAAAAAAAGCCTTACTCAGGGCAATTGCCGATGAAGAAAGAGGCATGGGAGACTTGGAGATCGATATTACTGAACAGGCACTGACCCATTTTGCCACTGCCTCGGGCGGAGATGTAAGAAGCTCATTAAATGCCCTTGAGCTTGCAGTCCTTTCTACTCAACCAGATGAAAATGGAGTCATCCATATCGATGAATCGGCAGCTGAGGAATGCATGCAAAAGAAGAGTCTCTCACATGATAAAGATGGCGATGCCCACTATGATGTCCTGTCCGGCTTTCAGAAGTCCATCAGGGGTAGCGATGTGAATGCAGCACTCCACTATCTTGGAAGATTGATTGAAGCGGGTGACATTGTCAGCATCAACCGCAGGCTTCTTGTCATAGCCTATGAAGATATCGGATTGGCAAGTCCCCAGGCTGGGCAAAGGACACTGGCAGCCATTGAAGCAGCGGAAAGAGTTGGTTTCCCGGAGGCCCGCATTCCTTTAGCTAATGCAGTTATCGAGCTATGTCTGTCTCCAAAGTCTAATTCTGCTTATGCGGCTATTGACTCGGCACTTGCAGATATTCGCTCTGGCATCAGCGGTGAGGTTCCTGACCATTTGAAGGACGCCCATTACAAAGGAGCCAAGGATCTTGGAAGAGGCGTAGATTACTTATATCCGCATGATTACGAGGGCGGCTGGGTCAAACAACAGTACCTCCCCGACAGGATCAAAAACAAGGTATACTATAAGCCTAAGAGGACAGGGAAGTTTGAACAGGCGATCGCAGCAATCTATGAAAAAATCACGGGACATAAAAAATAA
- a CDS encoding tRNA threonylcarbamoyladenosine dehydratase: MLHQFSRNELAIGKEGLDIMKNSTVAVLGIGGVGSFAAEALARSGVGKLILIDKDDVDITNVNRQLIALLSTVGKQKVEVMRDRIMDINPECEVIALKMFYTEETYEEIFGYDLDFIVDASDTISYKIHLIKESIKRGIPMISSMGAANKMDPTRFQIADIFKTHTDPLAKVIRTRLRKEGIKQGIPVVFSDESPIVIREDVRKEVGNDNAEIRKAKMPPSSNAFVPSVAGLIMASHVVRELLKDIEIQRVNS, from the coding sequence ATGCTTCATCAATTTTCAAGAAATGAACTGGCCATCGGCAAAGAAGGCCTTGATATAATGAAAAACAGTACTGTAGCCGTTTTAGGAATCGGCGGTGTTGGTTCTTTTGCTGCAGAAGCGCTGGCGAGATCCGGCGTTGGAAAACTTATTTTGATTGATAAAGATGATGTTGATATCACGAATGTCAATCGGCAGCTAATTGCTCTGCTTTCGACTGTCGGCAAGCAGAAGGTAGAGGTGATGCGTGACAGAATCATGGATATTAATCCTGAATGTGAAGTTATTGCACTGAAAATGTTCTATACTGAAGAAACATATGAAGAGATATTTGGCTACGATCTCGATTTCATTGTCGATGCTTCAGATACGATTTCTTATAAGATTCATCTGATCAAGGAATCCATCAAACGAGGTATCCCGATGATTTCCAGTATGGGTGCAGCGAATAAGATGGACCCTACGCGTTTCCAGATTGCTGATATCTTTAAGACGCATACAGATCCGCTTGCGAAGGTCATCCGTACTCGCCTTCGTAAAGAAGGAATCAAACAAGGGATTCCGGTTGTTTTCTCTGACGAAAGCCCAATCGTAATCAGGGAGGATGTCAGGAAAGAGGTAGGGAATGACAATGCGGAAATCCGCAAAGCAAAAATGCCTCCTTCATCGAATGCATTTGTTCCGTCTGTTGCGGGACTTATCATGGCTAGCCATGTTGTCAGGGAATTATTAAAAGACATCGAGATCCAGCGAGTCAACAGTTAA